A segment of the Puniceicoccales bacterium genome:
TTGATATAAATAAGCAGCCGCGGCAAATCGATTTGCTCAGAAATCGTTTTGGTGAAATCGATGGCAATTCGGTAGTGATTTCCCAGAGTGATAGGTTTAAAATTATCACCGCCTTCGAGCTTTACGATTTTTCCAACGAAAATGATACGATATTTTGCGCCGAAGAGGTAATATCAAATTATCTGGCCGCATTGACCAGTGGGAATAAAAAATCCATAGTATTTACCGTGGGCCATGGCGAGATGTCCATCGACAACCCCAGTGCATCTAACGGCATATCTTCGGCAGTAAGTTCGCTCAAAAAACATGGCTATGATGTACTTACAAAACACATTGCCGACATAAATAACAGTAGCGACGATCTGAATCTTATCGTCATTGCCGGACCTAGAACGGAATTCATCGACACCGAAGTCGATGCTCTGGAAGATTTTCTTTCCCATAAAAACGGCAAGCTATTGATATTGCTCAGTCCGTTGAAACACAATGGCTTGGATGACCTATTTTTTCGCTGGGGAATCATCGCTGATGACATGACATTGGTCTCCAAGGATCCGGCCGACTCGGCTAATAATGGAGACAATATGGTTAGAATCTTCGCAGACCATCCGATCACTAAAGCCATGACCGGTATGCAATTAACTGCCATATTCGGAGCCACACAACCAGCCAGACCAGACCTGGGGGCCAACACCAGTCAATTGGTAATCACTCCACTTTTGGAAAGTTCGGT
Coding sequences within it:
- a CDS encoding GldG family protein gives rise to the protein MANKSSTTLSDESIHILDSIANEVEIFVAYEHQTDADDQIFVQPVKKLLQEYRAHCQKFIKTTFIDINKQPRQIDLLRNRFGEIDGNSVVISQSDRFKIITAFELYDFSNENDTIFCAEEVISNYLAALTSGNKKSIVFTVGHGEMSIDNPSASNGISSAVSSLKKHGYDVLTKHIADINNSSDDLNLIVIAGPRTEFIDTEVDALEDFLSHKNGKLLILLSPLKHNGLDDLFFRWGIIADDMTLVSKDPADSANNGDNMVRIFADHPITKAMTGMQLTAIFGATQPARPDLGANTSQLVITPLLESSVNTFAKLNFDKDQNDRNFDPNTDLPGPIPLATLSERMLNKSTGIDISRGKLLVVGNCNFISNSRIHLLGNRILFNSMVNWLTNDNQSLRIQPRILKQYMANLSKGDILSIALWIALLPFVIILGGIYVCFVRRK